The genome window gctactcgagctccgtgcccactactgatcaggggttcgaaggctggccctcgaagggttcacagccgcctcagacactgagcgagggatgaccatgggtacgttcgatacataaccaatgctcgggctgcgctcccgaggtaccctaggacatttccgagaccagcgggaacgatcttgtaacggaatcccatcagagggaggcatcgagccctcggaccccgtcgccaggggaccgggtccgacagatcacccgcaggtacttttgggcgtgcctctgggcccctagccgacccctaacgaacggggcacggacgtccactcggattacccgcttgcagctcaccggagacaccatgttcggcgcccatcgagggcaacatggcgctttcccccctcctccttgcggaaaggcgacgcaggggcgtatgtaaaaaagccgagtctgtccctgatcgccctctcgccctgtgcagaggctcgggggctgctctcgcaaacccggctccggccgaaccgttgacagcgtcaacataccagcccgagaacttgggacccgaccgtacacccgggctacggctagctcgcatgagggaacgaccagaccagccgaagcattactcgaggcattaagacctcgaaggagtgaaaccactcctccgaggcctcgggggctacacccggcgggtgcgctcgcgcgcacccaccggaacaaaacgcaaccgagaaaggctggtccccttgcaaaaaagtgcgacgaaagcctccaagcgagtgctaacactcccttcgaggctcgggggctactgtcggggaccataattaggggtaccctcaaggctcctaattttcagctggtaacccccatcagcacaaagctgcaaaggcctgatgggtgcgattaagtcagggatcagtccattcgagggactcgatcacgccttgcccgagcctagcctcggacaagggtagccgaccccgaaggatttccgtctcgcccgaggccccccaccagcggcgaacatatttccggctcgcccgaggccctgtcttcgccaagaagcaaccctgaccaaatcgccgcaccgaccgaccaaaacacaggagcatttaatgcaaaggtggcctgacacctttatcctgacgcgcgcccccagccggcagagccgaagtgatcgccatcacttcgccgctccactgaccggcctgacagaaggacagcgccgcctgcgccactccgactgcggtgccacttgacagagtgagactgacaggcagtcaggcccggccgaaggcaccataggaagctccgctccgctcgacccagggctcggactcgggctaagtcccggaagacggcgaactctgctccgcccgacccagggctcggacacgggctaagtcccggaagacggcgaactccgctccacccgacccagggctcggactcgggctaagtcccggaagacggcgaactccgctccgcccgacccagggctcggactcgggctaagtcccggaagacggcgaactccgctccgcccgacccagggctcggacttgggctcggccccagaagacggcgaactccgctttgcccgacccagggctcggacttgggctcagccccagaagacggcgaactccgctccgcccgaccccagggctcggactctgccctggccccagccggcggcctccgcctcgcccgacccaggggctcggactcgacctcggcttcggaggagcttccacgtcgcccaacctagggcgcagaccagccacgtcaacaggaggtgccatcatcaccctaccccgagctgactcgggccgcagggaacaagaccggtgtcccatctggctcactccgccagataggcaatgatggcgccccgcatactctgtgacgacggcggctctcagcccccttacggaagcaagaggacgtcagcaaggactcaaccgctcagacagctgtccctccgccaggctccatcgctcctccgacggccacgacatcacaccaactgggcgccaaaatctctccggctgccaaaacggcatgtacttagggcgctagctctcctccgctagacacgtagcactctgctacaccccccattgtacacctgggtcctctccttacgcctataaaaggaaggaccagggccctcttagagagggttggccgcgcggggacgaggacgggacaggcgctcgcttggagccgctcgctccctctcccgcgtggacgcttgtaaccccctactgcaagcgcacttgaactgggcgcgggacgaacacgaaggccgcgggattcccacctctctcacgccggtctccggccgcctcgctttccccccttcgctctcgccctcgcgctcgacccatctgggctggggcacgcggcgacattcactcgtcggctcagggaccccccggtctcggaacgccgacaaagAGCTTCTtcaccgagtgttttattttaccgATAGTTTTTTGTGTGGCACTCCGCAAAGAGCTTATTTACCGAGTGCctaaaaaaacactcgacaaagtatttggtactcggcaaagagagaaATTACGGTAGTGTCTGCCTTGTCGGCTCTCTACAGGCTGTACAACTACTAATGCTACTACAGGCTGAACACACGATAATTAGGCCACATCACCACCACATGCCATTCAGTTATTTTACTCTAAGTCTTCTACTTCACGTTTAGCAAAGGCTTTTTTATGTATCTCCTTGTTAATTGAATTGTTAACTTtgtttatttttcttttaaaCATAGATGGATTAAGGATCTTTAACATATATTTTTTTGTTATTCTCTCGAGATCTAAATGTTCATTGACCAAATTTGTCACTGTGTATGTAACTATGTTTTTATATGTCACTGAAACTATCTATAAAATTATCACTGTGTATCAGTGTATGCAGTTGGCTTGATGTGAGACAATAAGCTAAACCCACGGGTTTTCCATGGGTTTCCATCCAATTACGGGTTGGTTTGGGATCAATAATGTTATTGGATGGGTTGGGTTTAACTTCCTTCTAATATTTTTGGTTGGGTGTGGGATGAATATCAAAGTAATTAAATTTGGGTATGGGTGGGAGTGGATTGGATTTTTTGCCATTAGCAGGCCTATCACCACCCCATTCCTCATAAGCTActaattagtatatacatgaggagtgAGTTGATTCCACAAAAATTGATGGAATaaacttatgatgcatcacctcatgaaGCATAGAGTGACTCTACGAACCAAACATACCATTAATGTCGTAAAATTAGCGAAACCACTAGATGATCTTCACCCATAATAATAAGCGGAGCTTTGTGTGCGAAGACCGGTCGTCGATGGAATTTGAAGGCTGATAGAGAGAACAAATGATGAGATTGCCCTTGCGTCAATGAACAATTATAGTATAACAAATCTGCGGTATTTTATTTTAGAGGTAATTATAAAGGCGACTATATCTATatatacactaccggaatcacgttttttgtcgagtgtctaagacactcggcaaaggctattttacactcggcaaagcctttgccgagtgtaacactcggcaaagaacactcggcaaagatttcatcggcaaatggttctttgccgagtgctttttttcggacactcggcaaagactttgccgagtgtcaaaaagcactcggaaagaaaaacactcgacaaattaagaataaaaaaattaaaaaaaacagtAAAACATttttaaaattctaggaacaactctccaaccctacctATTATCTTGCCCGTTGCCCTattatttttcactattattttgaatcaaacttatatgttttgtaaatggtgagattcgaactcgcaacctctctctcgcgcataccctcctataccactacactactacaccaattatgtttatattacgttttcattccctatatactataacaaatcgagagtaatttgattatttaaggcactaaatgagttcatttgaaaatgtgaccaactataaagttgcataactttttaagatctacaagttttattttaatagtttctacatccgagaccgtttacaaaatttgaattttaatttttaaaacttcacacgaaattttcaatgataagatgatttcaaatcaaaaaattgtcaactacaaagtttcattacatttcaagacctacaacttttattttggtggtttttccattcgagacagtttgaaaaattcaaatttcaaaattcaaacatagttttgcataacaagatgatttcaaactaaaacattatcaactacaaagtttcataactcttcaatacctacaactttcatgttggtgtttttttctttcgaagtcgttttcaaaattcaaattttaaattttttaaattcagacgtagttttcgttgataatatgacttcaaatgaaaaagttgtcaactataaacttctataacttctcaagatgtacaaagtttattttagttgtttggtcatttgtttatctcagatgatggttctaacaatatgcacaaattctatacgtctctctcgtagtttcataaactacgagagagatataggttttatgaacaaatttatttttattttgtcatatgaagaaatgttcaatatataaattgtacatcatgatgagttatacaaatttatagttgaaaactttttcatttgaattaatttactactttaaaatgtgatttttaaattgtctttgcctagtgttggagaaaaaacactcggcaaagagactcggcaaagagccctttgtcgagtgtcaaaaaaagacactcggcaaagaaactctttgccgagtgtcaaaaataaaacactcggcaaagagcttcttcgccgagtgttttcttttaccgagggttttttgcgtgacactcggcaaagagctctttgtcgagtgcccgaaataaaacactcggcaaagaatatggcactcgacaaagagccaaattccggtagtgataaATACTCCTGACATGTACAGCTTATTCTAGGTCTTTTTGATCAACCTTTATTTGACACATACAGAACGAAGGACTAACATATACACATGCATACAAGAGCTTCTTTATTATTTGACACAGGATCGACTGTGACGAGGAACTAATTAATATATCTATTTGAAATCAAGCATCATGCCGTTGAAATCAAAGTTGACGCAGGTAGACACCGATAGCGTCGACGAGCCTGGTTCCCGCGCGTCCGTAGAATCCCACGACGCTGCTGCCGATGGGCGCGGTGATGCAGAAGCGTGTCCCGTTCTCGGTGCCCCATGGGccccaggctctggtgctggtgaTGAACCTGAGCGAGGTTAGGGTAGTAGCACCTTCAAATGTGCCGTACGTTCCTGACACCTCCCTGATGTGTTCGTTGTCGCCAAGATCGATCTGCAGGCATGCATGAGGTTAGGCCTTGGTTCTTCCAGCTGGTTGTCGCCAAAGATCGATCGATCGATCAGAAGTCACTCACTCACCGTTCGAACATTGCCGCCAAGTCCACCCCATCGCCCAGCTGTGCGCCTCTGCCTGTCCTTGCCAGTGTAAGTGAACTCAATCGAGTCGACGGCAATACCGGCGCGAATGGTGACGCTGTTCAGACGCCTTGGTGCCTCTGTCGTCGTGATGTCCTGTGCCGATCCTCCCGGCCCACCCCATAGTCCAATCTTGGTGACGGCGGagccatcgtcgtcgtcctgcacgCACGCATGTGTATCCAGCAGTACAGTACAGTACCCGAACTATTGCCATAGAACTCTTCCATAGATAGAATTCGAGTCCCTAGCTAGTGAGCCAAACACGACGTACGTACCTTTGGCGGCTGCTGCGGTGATCCGAACACCGGGCAGAACACTTCCACGCTAAGCTCGTCGGAGTTCCCGCCACTGTCACCGCCGCCGGCAAGAAGGTTCTTCCTTCTGATGACGCCGGTGGCCATCGCAAACGCTCCAGTCCCGCCGTAGACCGCCCACTCGTCGGACCCTTCCGTCACCATCCCGTTGGTGAGGAGCGTGGAGCCCTTGAACCTGATCATGCATCAGTCGACGACGTACGACGAATTGGCTACTAGTTAGCTAGCTTTTGCAGTACGTACATGCAATAACGCCGACGAATTGGCTACAAGAGAATGAAGTGCACATGCATGAAATACCGTACCTCCCGGTCTCGAACACGATGGTGAACAGCTGGTGCGCGTTACCgacgaggacggtgatcccctgcATGCGAGCGACAAGGGCGGCGTCGGAGCCACGGCCATCGTACACCGGGTAGTCACTGGTGAGTCTTCTGCCCAGCTCATCGTAAGGTCTCCCCGGCTGAATCATCTCCCTGCTGCTTGGGCCGGTCCGGCGGACGTACAAGGCCCGGAAGGTGAATCTGGTGAACTCTGCTGGCAATAAGGGCGCCGCCGCAGCTATGGGAGTGCTCGGAGGAGGAGGGTTCGGCGGCGTCGCCATTGCTAGCTACCCACCTGTGCCGTGCGCGCTTTGCTTGCTGATTGATTGATCGATCTCCCCTGTGGTGCTGCTCCAAAAAGAAGGGCTGCTGCTGCTGTGTGCGAACTGCGATGCTCCAAACAAGGGCACTTGTATAGATAGATATATAGATAGATGAGCGCGTGTACGTGGCATGGTCGGTGTGCCTCGCCTTTCCACGGCACGGAAGGAGCAGAAATCTGCTCTCGATAACGATCCGTCTTTCCACCACGTCAGTCGGGgcaaaaaacaaaaacaaaaagtcGCACAAATTTGCACGATATATAATGCTTCGTCTTCCCTCCACGTACGCCAGCAAAGACGGAAACAGAAGATGGTTCGCCTATCCACCACGGCAGTGGGGGCAAACGAACAGAAGCTAGCTCAGACATGGATAACCATTCGTCTTTCCGGCTAACTCCAGCACTCCACTCTATAAACAGCGTTCACTACAGTAAAACAATGGACATCCGATGGCCAACTTACGTCCAACGGCTACCTACAAGACCGTCGGACattagcttatgtccgacggtctctGCTGGCCTTCGGAAATAaaacttatgtccgacggcattcCCGCTGGCCCTCGAAAATAAGTTTATGTCCGACGGCCGAGCtggtagccgtcggacataaagtTTTTTAACGCCCGCAGGCCCCACGCGCTGTTTCATTTCGCGTTTTCCTCTCTGCCGCGCGCTGCTCTCTGCCATCGCCGCCGCCGACGCACGTGCCTGCCTGCGCGTGCCCGCCGCCGcccacccgccgccgccgcccacctGCAGCGCCCGTGcccacccgccgccgccgccggcgcgtGCCCGCCGCCGCCCGCGCGTGCCTGCCTGCCGCCGACGCCAACGCCGCCGTCCGCCCGCCCGTGcctgccgcccccgacgtcgcccgTGCTCGCCGCCGCCACCGTCCGGGTAGCTGTCCCGACGCCGGCTGCCCCGACTCATCCTCCGTCCCGCCCACGCCGACCACCGTCCCGCCGTCAAGCCTAAGTGAGTATTTTTAATTTTGttaatatatatattattttgtaGTTGTCTTTTTTCAGTATTAAAATTTTTGTATGTTTAATATTGTTTAGCTTGTTATGTCCGATGGTTGGAATTTGattatgtaataaatttaatttaTTTTAATTTACTTAGTGGTGTTTTTCCGAGGGTTTTTATTATGCCTTCGGAAATAAGGTTAATTTATATAATTTGGCACTCGTGGCAATGTTATTTCGTATATATTATATGTTATTTCGTATATATTATATGTTAGTGGTAGTTTACTTAGTGGTAGTTTACTTAGTGGTAGTTTATTAGTTTACTTAGTGGTAGTTTATAGGTTATTTTAGTTTACTTAGTGGTAGTTTATTAGTTTAACTACGTAATTTACTTATTCTTTTCTATAGATATAGGAGTGATTTACTTAAATAATCAAGTAAACGTAATCCAGTTACCTCATGGAGGAGGATCGTcggtggatgtatgaaggttgaaagaaaagaggtgctctatcaagtgagtgggttgccaagactgacgcatttctcgaccgtgcttttgctcggtcagagactggaaccgatgttaggtgcccttgtaccaagtgtcggaacatttatttccttgacaggaggactatgtcgatagatctttgcaagaacggttatatgccagactatgaggtgtgggtgcaccacggtgaggacccacctccttgTATTGTATcagaagttcagtcacatgaagaggaggattacgataggatggaagagatgcttgacgatgtacgccatgagcttctaaccgtcgattcggagaaccccggtcaacccaccgagtgtgaggatccagctacacctgaggttcagaagttcttcgagctccttaaagctgccgaagagcc of Zea mays cultivar B73 chromosome 8, Zm-B73-REFERENCE-NAM-5.0, whole genome shotgun sequence contains these proteins:
- the LOC100274142 gene encoding uncharacterized protein LOC100274142, which translates into the protein MATPPNPPPPSTPIAAAAPLLPAEFTRFTFRALYVRRTGPSSREMIQPGRPYDELGRRLTSDYPVYDGRGSDAALVARMQGITVLVGNAHQLFTIVFETGRFKGSTLLTNGMVTEGSDEWAVYGGTGAFAMATGVIRRKNLLAGGGDSGGNSDELSVEVFCPVFGSPQQPPKDDDDGSAVTKIGLWGGPGGSAQDITTTEAPRRLNSVTIRAGIAVDSIEFTYTGKDRQRRTAGRWGGLGGNVRTIDLGDNEHIREVSGTYGTFEGATTLTSLRFITSTRAWGPWGTENGTRFCITAPIGSSVVGFYGRAGTRLVDAIGVYLRQL